The genomic DNA GCGGGCTGGCGGGTACCGGCTGGCGGGTGGTGCAGGCGCGCGACCGGGCCGCCTGCCTGGCCGCGGCCGTGGTCGCAGGGGCCGCACCGCGGGTCGTGCTGCTCGAGGACGGCCACCAGACGGCCGGCGTCGGGCGGCATCTCGACGCACTGATCCTCGACCGCTGGCAGGTGGCTCCGGGGCCGGACGGCCCGGAGGTGGTGCCGGGGACGGGCCCCGTCTTTCCGTTCGGGCCGTGGCGCGAAGGCGCGGTCGGGGCCGCGCGGGCCGGACTGTGGCTCGTCGAGTCGGGCGACGAGGTGCCGGTGCGGGGCCGCGGCGGCGCGCAGGTGCTGGGCTTCCGGCGCGTGGGCCGGCTGGTGACGGTGGGCGAGAACGCGCACTTGCCCGCGCGGCCCGTGCTGGTTTCGGGCATCGCCCGGCCGGAGCGCTTCGAGGCCGAGGCCACGGGGCTGTTGTCCGCCGCGCCCGTGCTGGCGGTGCGCCTGGAGGACCACGCGTCCTACGGCGCCGACGTGCGGGCGCGCATCGTCGCGGCCGTGCGCGAGGCGGGAGGCGACGGCGTGGTGACCACGGCCAAGGACTGGGTGAAGCTGGCGGGCGGCTGGCCGGCCGACCTGGCGGCGGCGGTGGTCGACCTCGAGCTCGTCTGGGGGAACGACCAGACGCCCGCCGACGTGGTCGGCGGGCGCCTCGTCTGAACGCGGTCGACCGGGGCGGTTCCTACTCGGAAACGAGGTAGAGGAACTGCACGGTGGTGCCGACCGTGAGCTGCACCTCGTGCTCGCTGCTCGACTCGTGCCCGTAGAAGGTGACCATCAGGTCGGCCGTGAACGGGCTGCCGGGGAACCAGGCCTCGGCCTTCATGGACAGGTTGCCCAC from bacterium includes the following:
- a CDS encoding tetraacyldisaccharide 4'-kinase — its product is GLAGTGWRVVQARDRAACLAAAVVAGAAPRVVLLEDGHQTAGVGRHLDALILDRWQVAPGPDGPEVVPGTGPVFPFGPWREGAVGAARAGLWLVESGDEVPVRGRGGAQVLGFRRVGRLVTVGENAHLPARPVLVSGIARPERFEAEATGLLSAAPVLAVRLEDHASYGADVRARIVAAVREAGGDGVVTTAKDWVKLAGGWPADLAAAVVDLELVWGNDQTPADVVGGRLV